The genomic interval GCGCAAAGGCACTGGGCGGCAAAACTAGCCTAAGCCTGCTAAAGGGAAAGGTTCTTGTCACGATTAAGAAGAAGCTTGACGGCGATTCTAGGTTTGAGATCGAGACACCAACTGCCATTATGGGCGTTATGGGGACGCAGTTTACCGTTACGTATGAGAATAACGAGAGCTACTTGGGTGTATTTGAAGGCGCAGTAAAAACGAAGCATGGTCCAGGGCTAACGGATGAGACGACGGTTAATCCGAATGAACAGCTGCCACTGAATAAAGATGGGGCAGGAGTAAAGGAAAAGCTGAATTATCTCGATCTTCCGTTGGTCGGCCTGGAGCATTATCTTCTGCTGCTTCAAAAGGACGCCAAAGCGGATAAGGCATTAATTGAGCAAGTTAAAGCACTAATTGAAAAGAAAAAACAAGAGGCGGCGGCAGCTGCAGGCGGTAGTGGAGGTTCACAATCCAACTCTACTATTGTATATGAGGACAATGCGGGAACAGGCGGCAGCAGCGGTGGAGGCGGCAACCCAGTCGTGACGCCAACGCCAACGGCGTCACCAACGCCAACGGCGTCACCAACGCCAACGCCAACGCCAACGGCATCACCGACGCCAACGCCAACACCAACGCCAGAACCTGTGCCGCCAACGCTAGATTTAACGATGTTTTATAATCATTTAGAATTGTATATGAAAAATGATAAAACGTTTATTTTGCCATTTACGACAGCACTTGCTCTTAATGATTCTAGTGCAAATATCGTCAAATTTGAGGTGCGTCAGGATGACGCTGGTGAATTTGAAAGTCTAGATATCGTTGAGACGGTTGATATACATCCATCTGAACCTAATCAGCTGGTGATTAAATTAAAAGAAGCTGTGCAATACGGCTCTATAATTCGTATAACGGTCTATGAAAATAAATTAAAAAATTCGGAAACCAATGATGTGCAGACGAATGAACAAGTTACAGCAAGAGGAGAAATGGAACAAGGGTTTCAATTTATAAATAACAGTGAATACCCGCCAATTGAATTTATTTTAGGGAAAACCGATTACAACACAACTATATCCTTTAGAACTTTTGGTTATGGAATGCCTGAATGGCCTTCTGAGGGGAACTCCCCGTACATCAGAATAACTAGAGTTTGCCCAATTGAAGAAACGGAGGAGTGTTACCCGTTTTTTGAATATAACCTTAGCGGTGCCTTACTATTTAGCATGACTGGTCCTGATACGGCAATGGTTATGTTAAAAGGAAATTATTTTGCCAAAGGCAATTTACGGCCTGGAGCATATCGCTTAAGTATTTCTTTAATGAATGGCAGTAATGGTCAGGTTGAAAACTTTCTAGAGCTTGATATTACAGTACGGGTAGCTAATCCTCCGGAGGCTTTAACCTATGCGGCATTTATGGAGGATGAGTATACGTTAGTGCTTCCATTTACTACGGGCCTTGCTTTTGGGAATTATTTTCCAAAAGATGGTTTGATAATTTATAAATGCGACGCGGTAGAGCTTCCAGAGGGTAGAACATGTAGAAATGCGGAGCTGCCCCTCCTCAACATAACGGATATTGAGAGTGTTGCTGTTGACCAAGATAATCAAACGCAGCTCATTGTAAAGCTTAAAGATCCCATTGCATACAACTCAAATATTGATGTGTATGTAAAACCGAATGCTTGGAAGAACCCAGTTAATGGTGATTTTCAAGAAAACGAGCAGCATTTCTCTTTAGATAGCAAAGTAACTGCCTCTCCTAGATTCGTAGATTTTGAGAACAGACCCGCTATAGTGAAGGATAAGGAGCTTTTCATCTACACACACGGTTATGAACTGGGAGAGATAATAATTAATGGATATTTTTGTGCGGAAGAGCCATCTTGCTTTGGGTTTGAAAATATGCCGCTAGATAGCGATGCATATGAGCTCGAGAATGATGGTGAGTATACAAAACTCATACTTAAAGGATCCTATTTCAGTATGGAACTAGCAAGAGGCGAGGGAAATATTACAATACCCATTATGAAAAAAGAGGAACAAATTGATGAGATAATTATACCCTTCCATATTATAAGGCCAATAACTATAGATTAAATATCGAAAGGAGCAATTCTATGAAAAGCAATATTAAATGGCTAGCAGCAAGCACGGCGCTTGCGACGATGCTAGTTTCGTTTCATGCAACAGCATTCGCGGCGAATGAACAGCCAGTAGAAATAAGAGAGACGGAGAACGTCGCTAAAGTTGCCAATGTCATCGAGAAAGCAAGCCAACCTTGGGGGCTGGCTTCTGCCCCTGACGGCAGCATCATTGTTGTAGGCTCGGGCAGCAATCAGATTAGCAAATGGCAAAATGAGAAGCTTACTCCTGTTACGACAAAGACGGAAGCGGGCTATTTCGATGGGACGATTGCCAATTCAACGTTCAATCAACCGTCTTCTACTGTAGTGAACAGCAAGGGTGTCATTTATGTAAGTGACACCGACAATCACGTTGTGCGCAGAATTGTAAACGATCGAGTATACACGGCTGCGGGAAATGGCAAGCCAGGAAATAAAGACGGCAAATTTGGCGATGCGCAGTTTAACTCCCCAACGGGATTAGCGATAGACAGCAAAGACAATGTTTATGTAGCAGACTCCCTAAACCATGTCATTCGTGTCATCACTCCCGAAGGCGTAACATCTACCTTTGCTGGAGTTGCTGGCGAAACAGGCGGTTACAAGGACGGAAGCGCAGCGCAAGCTTTATTTAATGAACCGATGGGGCTTGTATTCGATGATAAGGGCGGTTTATATGTAGCTGACAGCGGCAATCATCTTATTCGTTATATTTATGATGGAAAGGTCAAGACGGTAGCTGGAAAACCGACAGCTGTCGATGCGCTTACCGGTTATATGGCAGGCGGCTATGGGAATGGCATAAGCGCTGAAGCGCGGTTTAATCGGCCGCGCGGGCTGGCATTTGCCGATGGGGTTTTGTTTGTTGCAGACAGCTTGAATAACCGAATTCGTGCTCTGCAAGCGGATGGAAAAGTCATTTCAATTGCAGGCCAAGGCGCGCCTGGCGATAAAGTTGGAGAGGTTGAACAAGCGCAGTTCAATCAACCGTCTTCCTTGCTGTATTTGAGCGGAAAACTGTACGTAGCCGACACGTTAAACAATAGCGTTAAGGTGCTGGCGGTGAACCCTAAGGCTCTCAATCCTATTCGTACGAAAGAAGAACTGATTGCAGGTACGGAGCTGCTGCCAGCGAGCAAAGATATTCAAGTATGGCTGGATAATAAGCAAGTGAAGTTCACTGCTTTGCAAAAGCCTTTTAAGAGCGGAGAAAAAACATATCTTCCTGTGAGAGCTGTCTTTGGTGCATGGGGGGCGAACATAAAGTGGAATGCTGCGGCCAAGGAAGTGCAGCTGACCAAAAACAACTGGAAGCTTTCACTAAAAGTAAATGCGAAGCATACGGTTATTGTTGAAAAAGGCACTTTATACGTAGATGCACAATATTTAGCTGATGCCGCTTCATTTTTGTTTGCTTTTGATAGTGAATACAATGCTATTATTATGAGTAGTGAGTAATAAGTAGCAAAATTCCCTATCGCTGGAATGGAGGCTGTACAATGACTTTGGAAAACCGCTCGCAAAATAATGTAGACCGTTTCTCAGGCTTTCAAAACGATTACGACCAGCATCGTCCGAAAGCTCCTGCCGCAGTTGTAAATATTTTGACAAGTTATTTGGGAAGAGTGCCAAGCGTTGTGGCGGATGTTGGATGCGGAACGGGGCTGTCCTCCTTTATATGGCTCGGGAATGCGGAGCGAATTGTAGGTTTTGAGCCAAATGACGATATGAGAAGCAAAGCGCTGGCTCATTTGTCTAAGCTCCCCGAGGACCAATCAATTTCCTTCATCAAAGGGTATTCTGACCAGCTTAATTTAGATGCGGACAGTGTTGATATTGTAACCTGCTCGCAGTCATTTCATTGGATGGAGCCCGTCAGCACGCTCTCTGAATTTGCCCGCGTTCTGAAGCCGGAAGGTGTGTTTGCCGCCTATGATTGCGATTGGCCTCCAACGCTGCACTGGGCTGTCGAATTAGAATATAAGCAGCTTATGGATCGTTCTGAGGAGATTATTGCTGCTCATATCCCAGAGAAGGATCAAGCGAGCAAACGAGATAAGGAACAGCATTTAACACAAATTCATAACAGTGGTCTCTTCCGTTTCTCCAAAGAAATCGTGTTCCATAACATGGAGCGCTGCGACGCAGAGCGTTATATTGGTCTGGCTATTAGCCAAGGCGGCATTCAAGCGGTCTTCAAGCTTGGCTCGAAGGCGCTGGAAGAGCAATTGCAAAGCTATCGCAGCAGTGTCGAGCGTTATTTTGCGGGAAGAACACTTGATATCATGTTCAGCTACCGCATGCGGATAGGTGTAAAATAGAGCATTATTAGCGTTTAAATGGTGCAGAAGACAGTCTTGTCGTGAGGACAAGGTTGTCTTCTTTTTTATTGCTAAAATGACCGCAAAACGTATTTGCATGTATAATGCAGGTTAAGTGTGATTTATTGTAAGGAGGACTTAGCTTGTCACCTAGAAATGTAGAAAAAGATAAAATGATGCGTGAAAAAAAGATGCAGCATATTCTCGACTGTGCGCTGAAGGTTATGGCGATTAATGGTTTTCAATTAACGAGCATTCAAGATATAGCGAAAGAAGCAAAGGTTAGTGTGGGTAATGTCTATCACTACTATGCTTCGAAAGAAGAGATATTCAGCGAGGTGCTGCGCTCGGGGCAGACGAATTATGGGAAGTATGTAACCGATTTAGCGGCCATGGATATGGAACCGATCGCTAAGCTTAGGGTAATGCTTGCCTCTTGGCTCTCATTGGAGACAAACTGGGCGTTCACGATTCTCATGCATACGGCAAGGTTATCCGAGTCTACTCCGCCAGACATTAAGAAGGCGATCACGGACCGTTTTACAGTAAACCTAGGCCCTGTCGCTGATATTATGAGTGACGGCATACGTAGGGGAATCATCATTGATGAAGATCCCTTGCAGCTTGCTTTTTATTTTGTAAGCCTTATACAAGGCCTGACACTCCAGCGTCCGCCCGATTATGAGGTGAAGGTGGAGATGAATGTTGAGGCGATTATTCGATTATTTGAGATCAAAAAATAGCTTTTTTAGGCATGCGAAAAAAAAGTTGACAAAGTTGAAATGATAACGCAAAATAAGCAACATAACAAACCGAATGAACATTCAAATTGTAGATTGGTTTGACATATGGGCGAATCGACCAGACCACTGGAGATTTAACGTTAGTTATTATACGCGTTAAGTCTTTTTATTTTACCATAATACCAAGTAATCGGGTGTTAATAATGAAATATCGAATAGGAGGGGCAGCTTATGGCGGCGGAGATGCTCGTAGTACATGAACTTAATAAGACATTTGCAACACCCTCGGGAGATGTCATTGCGCTTGATCGCATTGGGCTTCAGGTGAAACAAGGGGAATTTATTACGATTATTGGACCGAGCGGCTGCGGCAAAAGCACATTGCTCAAAATTGTAGCAGGGCTCGATACCGGTTATGAAGGAACGGTATTGCTGAATGGAAAACCGATTGAAGGACCGAGCATAGAAAAAGGATTTATTTTTCAAGAACCGAGGCTGTTCCCTTGGTTGACGGTGGAGAAAAATATAGCCGCAAATTTATCGCTTCGCAAGCCGGAGGTTCGTAAGCGAGTAGATGAGCTCATCGAGCTTGTAAGGCTGAAGGGCTTCGAACAGTCTTATCCTCGCGAGTTATCTGGAGGCATGGCGCAGCGTGTAGCTATTGCAAGAGCGCTGCTTCGCAGTCCTGATATATTGCTGCTGGATGAGCCGTTTGGCGCATTGGATGCTTTTACTCGGTCGCATATGCAAGAGGTGCTGCTTGATATTTGGCAGAAAAACAAAACGACGATGTTGTTTGTGACACATGATTTGGATGAGGCGGTTTTTCTGGGCGAGCGAGTCGTCATTATGAATCCGCGTCCGGGTCATATTCGAAAAATATTGCCGATTGATTTGCTGTATCCTCGGAAACGAGCAGGCCATGCTTTTCAAGAGATGCGGCACAAGGTGCTGGGTGAGTTTGAGAAGGTTGAGGGACCGGAAATCGATCAAGGCGCGGATATTTAATTAACTATTTTTCACCAAAAATAAAGATCGTCGGGGAGAGAATGAAGATGAACAGATTACGCCTTCTTACGGCAGCAATTATTGTATTAGCGGTATTTATTAGCGGCTGCGCGGCTTCTGGCAATGGAAATTCAGACAAGAAAGAAACGGGCAACGCGGGCAACAAAGCAGCAAAGAGCTATGACGGAGTTACTGTAAAGATCGGATATCAGGGCAGCGGCGGCTTAATGGGCAAAGCGATTGAGGAGAAATGGTTTGAAGATGAATTTGGCAAGCTTGGCGTGAAAGTGGAGTACGCGGAATTTCAGAGCGGCCCTCCAATGACAGAGGCAATTGCTTCTAACCGTCTTGATTTCGCTGGACTTGGCAATATGCCGATCATTGCAGCACAAGCTGCGGACATTAAATTTACTGTCATTTCTCAGGCGCTCGAAGGCAAAAACAATGTCGCGATCATCGTGCCTAAAGATAGCCCGTTTCAAACGGTTGCTGACTTAAAAGGCAAGAAGGTAGCTGTTGCCAAGGGGAGCAACGCATTTAACTTCCTTTACCGCGGCCTTGAAGGTGCGGGGCTTAAAGCATCGGATTTGGAAATTATTCAACTGCAGCCGGATGAAGCGCAACCTGCTTTTGAGACGGGGAAGGTTGATGCATGGGCGACATGGGAGCCGAATATTACGCTGAACACACTGCAGGATAAAGCGAAGGTGCTTGCGGACGGCGAACAGCTGGGCGTGCTTTCTCCTTCCTTCAACATTGTTAGAAAACAATTTGCTGATGATTATCCTGAGCTCGTTACCCTGTATCTGAAAGTATGGAACAAAGCGCTTGCTTGGGAAAATGATAATCGTGCCGAATCCACCGAGCGTTATGCGGCAGAGCGTAAAGTGCCTGCGGCATTAATTGAAGCAATCTTCAATCGCTCCAGGACGATTAATATCCCTGTATCGGACGAAATTATTGCAGAGCAGCAAAAGACGGCGGACTTCCAGTTCGACATTAAAGTCATTCGCAAGAAAATCGACGTGTCCACCGTATTTGATAACAAATTTATTGAAGAAGCGTTGAAATAATACACTGAACAAGAGGAATGGGGCGTTTCTTATGGTTGGAGCTGGCTCAGAAAGCGCATTGCATAAGCCCATCAAAGTAATGAAGAGGCGGCAGAGGAGCCGTCTCTCTATTCAAACGGTTAATCTGCTGCTCAGTTTGCTGCTTCCAGTCGGCTTATTGGCCATCTGGCAAATTGCTGGAATGATGGGGAAGCTCAATCCAACGCTGCTGCCAACACCAGGCTTAATTGTGGAGGAATTCGTTCATTTAACTTTATCTGGTGAGCTGGTTTATCATCTCGGTATTTCAGCTCGTCGTGCGCTGCTTGGATTTTTGCTGGGCGGAGGATTAGGTTTAGTTGTGGGATTATGGGTAGGGTTCTCCTATAAGACGGAAAGGCTCATTGATCCTTCCTTGCAAATGCTTCGTACTTTGCCCCATTTGGCAGTAGCTCCGTTGTTTATTTTGTGGTTTGGCTTTGATGAGACATCTAAAGTGTTATTGATTGCAAAAGGTGCTTTTTTCCCACTGTACGTCAATACCTTTCTTGGTATTCGTTCCGTAGATGGCAAATTGTTTGACGTTGCTCGTGTGCTGCAGTTTAGCCGCTGGCAAATGATTGCGAAGCTTGTTCTTCCAGCATCGCTTCCTAATATCTTTCTTGGCGTGCGACTTTCTATCGGCGTGGCATGGCTTGGGCTTGTTGTGGCGGAAATGATGGGTTCGAGCTCAGGAATTGGTTTTCTGATTAATGATGCGCGTTATCTCATGATTACTTCGGTTGTATTTGTAGGCATTATTATTTTTGCTGCAGTCGGTAAGCTGACGGATTCGCTTGTTAAGCTGCTTGAGAAGAGGCTGCTAAATTGGCAGGACAGCTACAAAGGAGGCAGCAAGTAATGAGCGAACGAACCGCTTCGCGTGAAATGGGCGTTAAGGCAGCTGGTCGGGACTGGTTAAGCGTTATTCCGAAGCCGCTTCATGGCTGGATTGTTCCGGCTTTAATTGTGATTGTCTGGCAGGCGGTCAGCGGGCTTGGTTTGTTGTCTGAAACACTGCTGCCGGCCCCGTCAAATATTGTGAAGAGCTTTGTGTCATTGTGTGAATCGGGAGAGATGGGGAAGCATCTCGGTATTAGCATGTACCGCGCTGGTTTTGGGTTTCTTCTTGGCGGAGCGCTCGGGCTGCTGCTTGGTTTATCTGCGGGTCTTGGCAAAGTGATGGAGAGGACGCTTGATCCTTCGCTGCAAATGCTGAGAACGGTGCCGCTGCTTTCCGTTATTCCGTTGTTTATTTTGTGGTTCGGGATCGGAGAATTTTCAAAGGTGCTGCTTATTGGACTTGGCGCTTTTTTCCCGGTTTATGTAAACACATTTCTTGGTATTCGAAATACGGATGTGAAGCTGTATGAGGTTTCGCGTATTTTCCAATACACGAAGCTTCAGCAGGTAACAAAGCTTATTATACCAGCGGCCTTGCCGAATATTTTATTGGGCGTACGGCTATCGCTTGGCGCTTCGTGGCTGCTGCTTGTTGTTGCAGAAATGATGGGGACGAGTGCAGGTATCGGTTATATGATTCAGGATGCAAGAGCATACTCGCAAACGGAAATTGTTTTTGTAGGCATTATTTTGTTCGCTGTATTTGGCAAGTTGTCGGATTCGGCCATTCGGCTGCTGGAAACCAAATGGCTTCGCTGGCGAGATACGTATAAAGGATGACAAAATGAATCGTTTGGAGAGGCGGTTAACGGATTATGGGGAAACGGCAGGAGCAGCTCCATCTCGGAGCATTTATTTATTATACAGGCCATCATCATGCAGGCTGGCGTCATCCGGAGTCGGGTGTTGAAGGAATGTTTGATGTGAAATTTTATCAGAAGCTTGCGCAAACCGCGGAGCGCGGCAAGTTCGACATGCTCTTCTTCGCGGATCTGCTGTATGCCACTAATGTGGGGCAAGCGGTAGCAGGCATGCTGGAGCCTCTTACGCTATTGTCCGCATTATCGGCTGTTACGGAGAAGATCGGGCTGACTGCAACCGTCTCAACCACATACAACACCCCTTTTAATGTCGCGCGAAAGTTTTCTTCGCTTGATCATATTAGCGGCGGGCGGGCAGGCTGGAATATTGTAACCTCGCAGCTTGATCTGGAAGCTCATAATTACGGGCAGCCCAAACATCCCGAGCACGGCCTGCGTTATAAGATGGCTCGTGAATTTGTGGATGCCACAACCCGCTTATGGGATAGCTGGGAGGATGGCGCGCTTGTGCTTGACCGGGTGTCGGGTCAGTTTGCCGATGAGTCTAAAGTAAGGCCAGTTGATTACAGCGGAGAATGGTACTCCACGAAAGGACCGCTGAATGTGCCGAGATCTCCTCAAGGTTATCCGGTGCTAATTCAGGCAGGCTCATCAGGTCCAGGTCAAGACTTTGCGGCCAGCATTGGCGAAGTTATATTTACGGCGCAGCAATCGCTGGAAGCGGCAAAAATCTTTTATGAGAGTGTGAACAGCAAGCTTGGAGATTATGGAAGGGAACGCGGCAGTCTAAAAATCATGCCAGGCCTCTCCCCGATTCTTGGTGCGACGGAAGAGGAAGCGAAGCGGCGTTATCAAGAGCTGCAGGAGCTCATTCCTGCCGCCCATATTGTCGGCTTCTTATCAGGATTCCTCGGCGTAGATCTAAGCAGCTATTCGCTTGATGATCAGCTGCCGGATATTCCTGATCCTGTTGAAGCATCCAACGGCATGAAGAGCCGTGTTCAGCTTATTATGGATATGGCGCGCAAAGATAAGCTGTCGATGCGGGAGCTTGGAAGCAGAATGCTTGGAGCGAGGGGACATTTGCAGTTTGTTGGTACGCCCGTACAGCTGGCTGACCTTATCGAGCTGTGGTTTGAGGACTATGGCTGCGATGGCTTCAATATCATGGCTCCGGTTCTTCCTGGAGGGCTCGACGACTTCGTTCATTATGTCGTGCCGATTTTGCAGCAGCGTGGACTGTTTCGTGAAGATTACACGGGAGATACCCTTCGTGACCATCTTGGACTTGAACGCCCAAGCGAAGGGCATTTCCGCAACAAACGTCCTGTGGTACAAGAACAAGCGTAACAAGAGCTGAGCGGCAATAGTGAAAAAAACGCAAAGAAGCAAGCAGCTGGCGCTATGATTAGGCGACGGCTGCTTGCTTCTTTGCCGTTGTTGCAGAGAAGGGGGGACTAAGGTTTTGTGAATATTCCGCTCTTTAATAAACACCATCGATTATAAGTAAAATATTTCATGGCAAACCTCCACCTTAAAAATAAGTGATAACGGTTCCAAGACAGCAGCCTCTATTTTATGAAAAATGAATAGGTGACATAGCCGATAGCGATAGCTACCAAACCAAATGCTGCCGTGGAGGAAAGGATACGGAAAAATATTTCCCACTTATCTCTTTTTGTGTTTCGAATGTCCTTGTCCTCATTCCCCTGCGTCTCATGATGTTCTAGATTATCTTGACGAGGCTTAATGATGGGATCACCCGCTTTCTTTATTCCTTCTCTTTGCTTTGCTTATAAACGACAAGTATAGTGCTGCGCTGATAAGTGTTGCCTGAAGTGGCTGTTTTGATCATGGAGCCGTAGCAAATATTAATGACTTGATCGTCGCTCAGTTCTGCCAAAAACTCATTTGCTCTTTTTTCAGCAAAAACAGAATCCGTATCAATAAATTCTTTTACTTGAATCATATTCGTTGTGTCCTCCCTTACCAAATAAATATACAGATAGGCACCCCGCGTCGATAGCAGAATGCCTTCTGACGTCCACCATAGCATTGCGTACTATAAGTGTCAACAGGGAGATTTAATGATCCATTTTAGACAAAAAAAATAGGGGCAGCTTCGCTAAAATAACGAAGCTGCCCCTATTCGGCTGCATTGGTTGTTTAGCTTTTTTTCCAGACGCCTCCATTTAAATATCTGCTTGCCGCTCTTCAGCGTGACCTTGCTCCAGCGTGTGCTGGATTGTTCGAATAGCTCTTTGTAAGAAACTGTTTTATAGAATCCTTTTTTATACTGAGCATTAATCTAGTAATCTCGTTAATTCATGTAAATAAAACTAACATATGTTTTCTTTAATTTAGTAAGGATATAAGCATGAATGAGTGAAAAATAGAGTTAAAGCTCGATGGTTACGCTTTTTTATCCACTTTAATGATTTGTTAACTTATATAACATGAAATAGACTGATGTAGAAGAAAGAGAGAATTATATCGCATAGGAGGAGTTAAACATGACACAAGTTGTAAAGAGCGAGATAGCGAAAAAGATTTTAATTCCACTGCTTGTACTTTCATTGCTTGCAGCGATGGTAGGGGTACTGACAAAAACGGATTTTGTACGCGCGGAGGAAGCGCCGCAGCTGCCGACATTTGATATTCCGGCCCTATCAGCTGAACATCAAGCTTCAAGTCTTCCTAATGTTATTGTTGTTGCAACAGGAGGAACGATTGCGGGTAAGGCAAGCAATAATGATCCTACTAACTTCCAGAGCTATGCGGCTGGTACTTATAAAATGGCAGATATGGTTGCTCAGCTGCCTGGGAAAAATAAAATAGCTGATGTCTCTACCTATCAATTCGGCAACAAGGGTTCGAGTGGCTATAGTATTAGAGATCTTTATGATCTATCGCTTGCGGTAGACGAAGCTCTTAAGATTTATGATAGTGCAGTTGTAACGACGGGTACGGATACGATGGAAGAAATCGCGTATTTCCTCGATCTAACCGTTCGCAGTGAAAAACCGGTTGTTGTTACAGGCTCTATGCGTCCATGGGATGTTATTGGAACGGATGCGCCTGCCAATCTCTATCAAGCTATTAAACTAGCTGGGAGCGGTAAAACAAAATGGTTTGGCACAGTGGTCATGTTGAATGATGTCATTTATGCGGCACGTGAAGTTACGAAGTCAAATTCACACCGTACCGATACTTTTGATGCTCCGATGTTTGGTGCACTAGGTTATGTGGATGACCCGGCTGTTCGTATTTACCGTGCTCCTGCTAGAGCGGCAAAAGCAGGCACACCAGCATGGGCTTCACCATTCGATTTGAAAACCATCTCCAAAGATAGTCTTCCGATAGTAGAAATCGTATACAGCTATCAAGAAGCAGGCGGCGGCGCTATTCGCGGCTTGGTGGAAGATGGCGCGAAGGGAATTGTAACCGCAGGAACAGGCGCTGGCGGTATTTCGTCGAAGCTAAGTGCTGCGCGTTCCGCGGCCATTAAGGATAAAGGTGTCGTATTTGTATCGACAACAAGAACAGGCTCAGGCTCTATCTATGATAGCGGCAGCGGAAGTGTTATTGGCGGAGACAACTTGAACGCGGCGCATGCTCGTATGATGTTGTTGCTGTCCCTAGCATTTACAAACGATGTAAACAAGATTAGAAACTGGTTCACGACTTTTGGCACACAGGATGTAGAAATTTCAGTTGATGAAAATACGGTACTAAGCACGACAGTTGAAGAACCAATCGAAGAGCCTGTTGTGACGGAACCGGTCGTAGTTGTTCCTACACCGGAAGCAGAAGTTCCTGCTGCTTCAGAAGTGCCAGTTCAGCCCACTGCAACAGAAACAACGCCTGAAACAGCACCAGTGACGCCATAATTAGGGGGAGGAGTACGGTTATGACCATAAGAAGTGAATCATCTACAGCAAAGAAAGTTTTCATTCCCCTCCTCATTATGGCTCTCCTCAGTACGATACTGACTGGTTATGCCAGCTCAGTTCGTGCCGAGACTGCAGCACCTCAGCTGCCTACCTTTGATATTCCGGCATTGTCCGAGGAG from Paenibacillus sp. FSL K6-3182 carries:
- a CDS encoding ABC transporter permease, with product MGVKAAGRDWLSVIPKPLHGWIVPALIVIVWQAVSGLGLLSETLLPAPSNIVKSFVSLCESGEMGKHLGISMYRAGFGFLLGGALGLLLGLSAGLGKVMERTLDPSLQMLRTVPLLSVIPLFILWFGIGEFSKVLLIGLGAFFPVYVNTFLGIRNTDVKLYEVSRIFQYTKLQQVTKLIIPAALPNILLGVRLSLGASWLLLVVAEMMGTSAGIGYMIQDARAYSQTEIVFVGIILFAVFGKLSDSAIRLLETKWLRWRDTYKG
- a CDS encoding asparaginase, yielding MTQVVKSEIAKKILIPLLVLSLLAAMVGVLTKTDFVRAEEAPQLPTFDIPALSAEHQASSLPNVIVVATGGTIAGKASNNDPTNFQSYAAGTYKMADMVAQLPGKNKIADVSTYQFGNKGSSGYSIRDLYDLSLAVDEALKIYDSAVVTTGTDTMEEIAYFLDLTVRSEKPVVVTGSMRPWDVIGTDAPANLYQAIKLAGSGKTKWFGTVVMLNDVIYAAREVTKSNSHRTDTFDAPMFGALGYVDDPAVRIYRAPARAAKAGTPAWASPFDLKTISKDSLPIVEIVYSYQEAGGGAIRGLVEDGAKGIVTAGTGAGGISSKLSAARSAAIKDKGVVFVSTTRTGSGSIYDSGSGSVIGGDNLNAAHARMMLLLSLAFTNDVNKIRNWFTTFGTQDVEISVDENTVLSTTVEEPIEEPVVTEPVVVVPTPEAEVPAASEVPVQPTATETTPETAPVTP
- a CDS encoding sporulation protein Cse60, coding for MIQVKEFIDTDSVFAEKRANEFLAELSDDQVINICYGSMIKTATSGNTYQRSTILVVYKQSKEKE
- a CDS encoding LLM class flavin-dependent oxidoreductase produces the protein MGKRQEQLHLGAFIYYTGHHHAGWRHPESGVEGMFDVKFYQKLAQTAERGKFDMLFFADLLYATNVGQAVAGMLEPLTLLSALSAVTEKIGLTATVSTTYNTPFNVARKFSSLDHISGGRAGWNIVTSQLDLEAHNYGQPKHPEHGLRYKMAREFVDATTRLWDSWEDGALVLDRVSGQFADESKVRPVDYSGEWYSTKGPLNVPRSPQGYPVLIQAGSSGPGQDFAASIGEVIFTAQQSLEAAKIFYESVNSKLGDYGRERGSLKIMPGLSPILGATEEEAKRRYQELQELIPAAHIVGFLSGFLGVDLSSYSLDDQLPDIPDPVEASNGMKSRVQLIMDMARKDKLSMRELGSRMLGARGHLQFVGTPVQLADLIELWFEDYGCDGFNIMAPVLPGGLDDFVHYVVPILQQRGLFREDYTGDTLRDHLGLERPSEGHFRNKRPVVQEQA